Proteins encoded by one window of Halobaculum sp. MBLA0147:
- a CDS encoding acetyl-CoA hydrolase/transferase C-terminal domain-containing protein gives MTTPTFSEDLQRVGDVPVTDAATAAASVNDDATLLVSGFGSVGDPKAVPLEIAKAAEAGERDPELTVVSGGSVGDPIDTALIQADAVARRYPYQARSAARTAVDDRSVAFADRGIAGLSDEVRFGRLVDPDIAVVEAVAVGHDWLVPSTSLGQTPGYVAAADELVVEVNAAQPVALGQFHDVYLTDAPPNRDPIPLSAPGDRIGDPFVRFDSEKLRAVVQTNEPDDPYKFREPTAADRAIADNVVQFLRTEADRDPVVADAPTLQFGVGSLGNALMGALADTELLNGDGPPLRYFGEVIQDGLLDILDTGRLAAASATSLALSADGQERLFAEPERYADRIVLRPSAVSNAPALIDRTGVVAINTAVAVDIYGHVNSTHLNATHVLNGVGGSVDFLRNAHCSIVATPATAADGDVSTVVPMVSHVDHTEHDIDVVVTEHGVADLRGCSPVERAERILRIADPAFRPDLRRYLDHARTSGGHVPHDLDRAFDWQR, from the coding sequence GTGACGACACCGACGTTCAGCGAGGACCTCCAGCGGGTCGGCGATGTCCCCGTGACTGACGCCGCGACGGCCGCCGCGAGCGTCAACGACGATGCTACGCTATTGGTCTCTGGGTTCGGGAGTGTCGGCGATCCAAAGGCAGTCCCGCTGGAGATTGCCAAGGCAGCCGAAGCAGGGGAACGCGACCCGGAACTGACAGTCGTGTCCGGTGGCAGTGTCGGCGATCCGATCGATACGGCACTGATCCAAGCGGACGCTGTCGCGCGCCGATACCCATACCAGGCCCGGAGTGCGGCCCGCACGGCCGTTGACGATCGCTCGGTCGCGTTCGCCGACCGCGGGATCGCCGGACTCTCGGACGAGGTTCGGTTCGGTCGGCTTGTAGACCCAGACATCGCTGTCGTAGAGGCGGTCGCTGTCGGTCACGACTGGCTAGTCCCATCAACCTCACTCGGGCAGACGCCAGGGTACGTCGCCGCTGCTGACGAGCTCGTCGTTGAGGTGAACGCTGCACAGCCGGTTGCCCTCGGGCAGTTCCACGACGTGTATCTTACGGATGCGCCGCCAAATCGTGATCCGATCCCGTTATCGGCTCCAGGCGACCGAATCGGTGACCCGTTTGTTCGGTTCGACTCCGAGAAGCTCCGGGCAGTGGTTCAGACAAATGAACCGGATGATCCCTACAAGTTTCGCGAACCGACAGCGGCTGATCGAGCAATCGCCGACAACGTCGTTCAGTTCCTCCGAACGGAGGCCGACCGCGACCCAGTCGTCGCCGACGCGCCGACGCTCCAGTTTGGTGTCGGGAGTCTTGGGAACGCACTGATGGGCGCACTTGCCGACACCGAGCTCCTCAACGGTGACGGTCCGCCGCTGCGGTACTTCGGCGAGGTAATCCAAGACGGCCTGCTTGATATCCTTGACACGGGAAGGCTCGCTGCCGCCTCCGCCACCTCGCTCGCCCTGTCGGCAGACGGCCAAGAACGACTGTTCGCCGAGCCAGAGCGGTACGCTGACCGCATCGTGTTGCGGCCGTCTGCGGTGTCGAACGCGCCCGCGCTCATCGATAGGACCGGTGTCGTCGCCATCAACACCGCTGTCGCGGTCGATATCTACGGGCACGTCAACAGCACGCACCTCAACGCCACGCACGTCCTCAACGGTGTTGGAGGAAGCGTCGACTTCCTCCGGAACGCCCACTGTTCAATCGTCGCAACCCCTGCGACCGCTGCCGATGGCGACGTGTCTACTGTGGTGCCGATGGTGTCGCACGTCGATCACACGGAACACGACATCGACGTGGTCGTCACCGAACATGGGGTGGCCGACCTCCGCGGGTGTTCGCCCGTTGAGCGCGCCGAGCGTATACTTCGAATCGCCGACCCGGCTTTCCGCCCTGACCTCCGCCGGTACCTCGACCACGCCCGGACGAGTGGCGGACACGTCCCACACGATCTTGACCGCGCGTTCGACTGGCAACGTTAA